In a genomic window of Variovorax paradoxus:
- a CDS encoding DUF1656 domain-containing protein, giving the protein MIGEASFYGLYVPWLMLLAGAALLALWGVRRLLAATGLYRWVWHPALFDMALYLLLLYALSRATTSLQ; this is encoded by the coding sequence ATGATCGGCGAAGCGAGTTTCTACGGCCTCTACGTGCCCTGGCTGATGCTGCTAGCCGGTGCCGCGCTGCTCGCCCTGTGGGGCGTGCGCCGGCTGCTGGCCGCCACCGGCCTCTACCGCTGGGTCTGGCACCCGGCCCTGTTCGACATGGCGCTCTACCTGCTGCTGCTCTATGCGCTGAGCCGCGCCACGACCTCCTTGCAATGA
- a CDS encoding HlyD family secretion protein, producing MRILVTAAVVAAAVWAGFRLWDHYELAPWTRDGRVRANVVQIAPDVSGLVTAVPVQDNQSVAAGTLLFEVDRARYDLAVRQAQAALAAQRAMSAQAQRENTRNAGLEALVSQEAREQTRARVEQARAAVAQAEVALDSARLNLQRAEVRAPADGLVTNLDLRQGSYAAAGRPVLALVDARSFYVEGYFEETKLPRIHLGDRVHVMPMGGGAVLGGTVESVAAGIADRDRSTSANLLPSVNPTFNWVRLAQRIPVRVKLDPLPAGARLVAGQTVTVQVLEQAEAQREKTAADADAEVKTGARKEG from the coding sequence CTGCGCATCCTCGTCACCGCCGCCGTGGTGGCCGCCGCCGTCTGGGCGGGTTTTCGCCTCTGGGACCACTACGAGCTCGCGCCCTGGACGCGCGACGGCCGCGTGCGCGCCAACGTGGTCCAGATCGCGCCCGACGTCTCGGGCCTGGTCACCGCCGTGCCGGTGCAGGACAACCAGTCGGTGGCCGCCGGCACCCTGCTGTTCGAGGTCGACCGCGCGCGCTACGACCTGGCCGTGCGCCAGGCCCAGGCCGCGCTCGCCGCGCAGCGCGCCATGAGCGCGCAGGCCCAGCGCGAGAACACGCGCAACGCGGGGCTCGAGGCGCTGGTCTCGCAGGAGGCGCGCGAACAGACCCGCGCGCGCGTCGAGCAGGCACGCGCCGCCGTCGCGCAGGCCGAGGTCGCGCTCGATTCGGCGCGGCTGAACCTGCAGCGCGCCGAGGTGCGCGCGCCGGCCGACGGCCTGGTCACCAACCTCGACCTGCGGCAGGGCAGCTACGCGGCCGCGGGCCGGCCGGTGCTCGCGCTGGTCGATGCGCGCTCCTTCTACGTCGAGGGCTACTTCGAGGAAACCAAGCTGCCGCGCATCCACCTCGGCGACCGCGTGCACGTCATGCCGATGGGCGGCGGCGCGGTGCTCGGCGGCACCGTCGAGAGCGTCGCCGCCGGCATCGCCGACCGCGACCGTTCGACCAGCGCCAACCTGCTGCCGAGCGTGAATCCCACCTTCAACTGGGTGCGGCTCGCGCAGCGCATCCCGGTGCGCGTGAAGCTCGATCCGCTGCCCGCGGGCGCGCGGCTGGTGGCGGGGCAGACGGTGACGGTGCAGGTGCTCGAGCAGGCCGAGGCGCAGCGCGAGAAGACCGCGGCCGATGCCGATGCCGAGGTCAAGACCGGCGCCAGGAAGGAAGGATGA